A region of Curvibacter sp. AEP1-3 DNA encodes the following proteins:
- a CDS encoding DoxX family protein — protein MSSSNTSTTAQNALNLAGRVLLAALFLPAGISKLTGFEGTVGYIASVGLPLPAVGAVLALLVEIVGSVALIAGFGTRIAALVLALFTLVASFFFHAFWAVPADQAFMVQLLFFKNVAVVGGLLALAANGAGGWSLDARRA, from the coding sequence ATGTCCTCCAGCAACACTTCCACTACCGCTCAAAACGCACTCAACCTCGCAGGTCGTGTGCTTTTGGCTGCCCTGTTTTTGCCTGCCGGCATCAGCAAGCTCACCGGCTTTGAAGGCACCGTGGGTTACATCGCTTCCGTCGGTTTGCCGCTGCCCGCGGTCGGCGCTGTGCTCGCTCTGCTGGTGGAAATCGTCGGCAGCGTGGCGCTGATCGCCGGCTTCGGTACCCGAATCGCAGCGCTGGTGTTGGCCCTGTTCACGCTGGTGGCGAGCTTCTTCTTCCACGCTTTCTGGGCTGTGCCTGCTGACCAGGCCTTCATGGTGCAACTGCTGTTCTTCAAGAACGTGGCAGTGGTCGGTGGCTTGTTGGCCTTGGCGGCCAACGGCGCCGGCGGCTGGAGCCTGGACGCACGCCGCGCCTAA
- a CDS encoding patatin-like phospholipase family protein: MQRRAFNSTLAKGLAAASAATLAGTAGAQTAQKRGGKLGLVLGGGSARGFSHIGVLKALEESGYKADVVVGTSAGSLVGAFYAAGYTPWQMEEVALKVRDIDVADLNSANKRGMFAGEALQKLVNDYLRQQPIEKLKLTFGAVATNLHSGEAVLLRSGDTGQAVRASSAIPGVFVPAQVGGNELVDGGLVSPLPVRFARALGATQVIAVDVGTKPQNNVGNGLYEVILQSFEIMGRALTNLEAKEADFLIRPDTSRFSSTDFGARKDLIQAGYVAGRAALAELNRKVAPNAKAG, from the coding sequence ATGCAACGCCGCGCGTTCAACTCCACACTGGCCAAGGGTTTGGCGGCAGCCTCAGCAGCCACGTTGGCAGGCACTGCCGGCGCGCAAACTGCCCAAAAACGGGGAGGCAAATTGGGTCTTGTGCTGGGCGGCGGTTCAGCCCGAGGCTTTTCGCATATCGGTGTACTCAAAGCACTGGAAGAAAGCGGCTACAAGGCAGACGTGGTGGTGGGCACCAGCGCGGGTTCACTGGTGGGCGCCTTTTATGCAGCGGGCTATACGCCTTGGCAAATGGAGGAAGTGGCCCTCAAGGTGCGCGACATCGATGTGGCCGACCTGAACTCGGCCAACAAACGCGGGATGTTTGCCGGCGAAGCACTGCAGAAGTTGGTGAACGACTACTTACGTCAACAGCCCATTGAAAAACTCAAACTCACCTTCGGCGCAGTCGCCACCAACCTGCACAGCGGCGAGGCGGTACTGCTCCGCTCGGGCGACACCGGGCAGGCCGTGCGTGCCTCCAGCGCCATCCCCGGCGTCTTTGTACCTGCACAGGTCGGCGGCAATGAGCTGGTGGATGGCGGCTTGGTCAGCCCGCTGCCCGTGCGTTTTGCGCGGGCCCTGGGTGCCACACAGGTCATCGCGGTCGACGTGGGCACCAAACCGCAAAACAATGTGGGCAACGGCCTGTATGAAGTCATCCTCCAGTCTTTCGAGATCATGGGTCGCGCGCTGACCAACCTCGAAGCAAAGGAAGCCGACTTTCTCATCCGGCCGGACACCTCGCGCTTCAGCAGCACCGACTTTGGTGCCCGCAAAGACCTGATCCAGGCCGGTTATGTAGCAGGGCGTGCTGCACTGGCAGAGCTCAATCGCAAAGTGGCCCCCAATGCCAAAGCCGGCTGA
- a CDS encoding pirin family protein: MTVQQSRTIERLVAGQATSDGAGVKLTRVLTQNLQHRLDPFLMLDAFGSDNPDDYIAGFPEHPHRGFETVSYMLSGRMRHRDSAGHEGLVTDGGVQWMTAARGVIHSEIPQQTEGRMEGFQLWLNLHSSEKMGAPWYRDIQATDLPKVTTDEGVQLTVIAGESHGTVGAVQREKTQPLYLDVHMPAGSTFSQPLPATHNAFIYVYRGEVQVGEKTVPAQRMAIFSNDTTSDGISITASVDAKFLLIAGKPLKEPIVQYGPFVMNSQQEIYQALSDFRDGVLGAPSAA; encoded by the coding sequence ATGACAGTTCAACAATCACGCACCATTGAGCGCCTGGTGGCTGGGCAAGCCACCTCGGATGGCGCAGGCGTCAAGCTCACCCGGGTATTGACCCAAAACCTGCAACACCGTCTGGACCCCTTCCTGATGCTGGACGCCTTTGGCAGCGACAACCCGGATGACTACATTGCCGGCTTCCCGGAGCATCCCCACCGCGGGTTCGAGACCGTGTCGTACATGCTCAGCGGTCGCATGCGCCACCGCGACAGCGCGGGCCACGAGGGCTTGGTTACAGACGGCGGCGTGCAGTGGATGACCGCGGCGCGCGGCGTGATCCACTCCGAAATCCCTCAGCAGACCGAAGGCCGCATGGAAGGCTTTCAGCTCTGGCTGAACCTGCACAGCAGCGAGAAAATGGGCGCCCCCTGGTACCGCGACATCCAGGCGACCGACCTGCCCAAAGTTACTACCGACGAAGGCGTACAGCTGACCGTGATTGCCGGCGAAAGCCATGGCACCGTGGGCGCAGTGCAGCGCGAGAAAACACAGCCGCTGTACCTCGATGTGCACATGCCTGCCGGCAGCACCTTCAGCCAACCTCTCCCCGCCACGCACAACGCGTTCATTTATGTGTACCGCGGCGAGGTACAAGTGGGCGAGAAGACTGTGCCCGCCCAGCGCATGGCCATCTTCAGCAACGACACAACCAGTGATGGCATCAGCATCACCGCCAGTGTGGATGCCAAGTTCCTGCTGATTGCCGGCAAGCCCCTGAAAGAGCCCATCGTGCAGTACGGCCCTTTCGTCATGAACTCGCAACAAGAGATCTATCAGGCGCTGAGCGACTTCCGGGATGGGGTCTTGGGTGCGCCGTCAGCCGCTTGA
- a CDS encoding alpha/beta hydrolase yields MTALLSCIELESAPNPMAAVIWMHGLGATSDDFAGLVPELDLDGCQPIRFVFPQAPSIPITINGGYVMPGWYNLYGMDLVSKQDAAGIQRSEEAIAALVEREVARGIPYERIVLAGFSQGCAMALHTALRLPHQIAGVMALSGYLPLADRFAAERNAANASTPIFMAHGTQDPVVILKRGEDSRDALASLGHKVQWHTYPMPHSVHPREVADIAAFLKQVLPA; encoded by the coding sequence ATGACTGCCCTGCTCTCTTGCATCGAACTCGAATCCGCCCCCAACCCCATGGCTGCCGTCATCTGGATGCACGGGCTGGGCGCCACCAGCGATGACTTTGCAGGCCTGGTGCCCGAGCTGGATTTGGACGGCTGCCAGCCCATCCGCTTTGTGTTTCCGCAGGCGCCCAGCATCCCCATCACCATCAACGGTGGCTACGTGATGCCCGGCTGGTACAACCTGTATGGCATGGATCTGGTGAGCAAGCAGGATGCAGCGGGCATCCAGCGCTCCGAGGAGGCCATTGCGGCGCTGGTGGAGCGCGAAGTGGCGCGTGGCATTCCCTATGAGCGCATCGTGCTGGCGGGTTTTAGCCAAGGCTGCGCCATGGCGCTGCACACCGCGCTGCGCTTGCCCCACCAAATTGCAGGTGTGATGGCCTTGTCCGGCTACCTGCCGCTGGCAGACCGCTTTGCCGCCGAGCGCAATGCTGCCAACGCGAGTACCCCCATCTTCATGGCGCACGGCACCCAAGACCCGGTGGTGATCCTGAAACGCGGCGAAGACTCGCGCGATGCCTTGGCGTCCCTGGGCCACAAGGTGCAGTGGCACACCTACCCCATGCCGCACAGCGTGCACCCGCGCGAAGTAGCAGACATTGCCGCCTTCTTGAAGCAGGTACTGCCCGCTTGA
- a CDS encoding SMP-30/gluconolactonase/LRE family protein produces MKKIALFVAAALGLVLLYLLLWPVPVSPVVWNAPAAPGYTGPHAVNTLLGNLQMIDLQGEVGPEHIQFGRDGKLYTTVASGNILRMEADGTAQQVFANTGGRVLGFDFDAQGNLIAADAVKGLLSIAPDAKVTVLTNTVKGDPIRYADAVVVAKNGKMYFSDASTRFAPKDWGGTFEASVLDILEQASTGRILEYDPATKATRLVASGLSFANGVALSGDEQSLFVNETGKYRVWKIAVNANQLDVRTLDTQAHAQAQVLLDNLPGYPDNLMRGLDGKIWLGFAKPRNPTVDNMAGKPWLRSLTLRLPRVLWPIPKAYGHVIAFTEDGKVVADLQDPSGSYPETTAITETKDRLYVQSLHAHGLGWLPK; encoded by the coding sequence TTGAAAAAAATTGCTCTATTCGTTGCCGCCGCCTTGGGCCTGGTGCTGCTGTACCTGTTGCTGTGGCCGGTACCCGTCAGCCCCGTGGTTTGGAATGCTCCCGCTGCTCCGGGCTACACCGGCCCGCACGCAGTTAACACACTGCTTGGCAACTTGCAGATGATTGACTTGCAAGGTGAGGTGGGCCCTGAGCACATCCAGTTCGGCCGCGACGGCAAGCTCTACACCACCGTGGCCAGCGGCAACATCTTGCGCATGGAGGCCGATGGCACCGCGCAGCAGGTATTTGCCAACACCGGCGGCCGGGTGCTGGGCTTTGACTTTGATGCGCAGGGCAACCTGATTGCAGCGGATGCTGTCAAAGGGCTGCTCTCCATCGCGCCGGATGCGAAGGTCACCGTGCTCACTAATACGGTGAAGGGAGACCCGATCCGCTATGCGGATGCAGTGGTTGTCGCCAAAAACGGCAAGATGTATTTCAGCGATGCATCCACCCGCTTCGCACCCAAAGACTGGGGCGGCACCTTCGAGGCCAGCGTGCTCGACATCCTGGAGCAAGCCAGCACCGGCCGCATTCTGGAATATGACCCTGCCACCAAAGCCACGCGCCTGGTCGCCAGCGGCTTGAGTTTTGCCAACGGTGTGGCGCTGAGCGGGGACGAACAGTCCTTGTTTGTGAACGAGACCGGTAAGTACAGGGTCTGGAAAATTGCGGTGAACGCTAACCAGCTCGATGTGCGCACTCTAGACACCCAAGCCCATGCGCAAGCCCAAGTACTGCTGGATAACCTGCCCGGCTACCCCGACAACCTGATGCGCGGCCTGGACGGAAAAATCTGGCTGGGCTTTGCCAAGCCCCGCAACCCGACCGTCGACAACATGGCCGGCAAACCCTGGTTGCGCAGCCTCACCTTGCGTTTGCCGCGTGTGCTGTGGCCCATCCCCAAGGCCTACGGCCATGTCATCGCCTTCACCGAAGACGGCAAAGTAGTGGCCGACCTGCAAGACCCGAGCGGCAGTTACCCCGAAACCACAGCGATTACCGAAACCAAAGACCGCTTGTATGTGCAGAGCCTGCACGCCCACGGTCTGGGCTGGTTGCCCAAGTAA
- a CDS encoding PDC sensor domain-containing protein, with amino-acid sequence MPNTAPAPEAPALNARGLTRKHHLSLVLVLGGLALVLLLGSWSLYSRQKAALTWALSAQGEQLQLALNDTLDAARLHAMGMRQSAERNLRQPLFNDSSLAERLERRNLAPLRDAPWDRMPQDLAKDMGAVHTYPAASGDYRRELNAPLGALGQAVAAHSQQQRLAWSYFFDAQKRWRWVYPAQARDEVLIATGKADMGAALPVLWDAAGLDAAGPARNPQKEPVWSAPHTDPFKKITVVSTLAPVYVGEAFVGAMGTDLSLEALGTVMQQRPLAMGQAWVIDKEGRVLASSDTKASTPPSGPYTTEAGWLRYVLRGSPFSLVIYAPSSVVAGHTLGKLMPMLVTGLLGLLAAAGTALWLSRQFTLPALQLADYVQNAEGPNIKRPPKVPALWKPWFDRAARAALDRRDQVMHHHQRSSQLEKQIIQLEAQLRARDNKGQQPHSE; translated from the coding sequence ATGCCAAACACAGCACCCGCACCTGAAGCGCCCGCGCTCAACGCCCGAGGGCTCACGCGCAAACACCACCTGAGCCTGGTCCTTGTGCTGGGCGGCTTGGCCTTGGTACTGCTGCTTGGCAGCTGGAGCCTGTACAGCCGCCAGAAAGCGGCCCTGACCTGGGCCCTGAGTGCACAAGGCGAACAACTACAGCTCGCTCTGAATGACACGCTCGACGCTGCCCGCCTGCACGCCATGGGCATGCGCCAAAGCGCTGAACGCAACCTGCGCCAACCCCTTTTTAACGACAGCAGCCTCGCGGAACGGCTGGAGCGCCGCAACCTCGCGCCGCTGCGGGATGCACCGTGGGATCGCATGCCGCAAGACCTGGCAAAAGACATGGGCGCCGTTCACACCTACCCCGCCGCCAGTGGCGACTACCGGCGCGAACTCAATGCGCCGCTGGGTGCGCTGGGCCAAGCGGTGGCCGCACACAGCCAGCAGCAGCGCTTGGCCTGGAGCTACTTTTTTGACGCCCAGAAGCGCTGGCGTTGGGTGTATCCGGCCCAGGCCCGGGACGAAGTGCTGATCGCCACCGGCAAAGCCGACATGGGTGCAGCCCTGCCGGTGCTGTGGGATGCCGCAGGCTTGGATGCAGCGGGACCGGCTCGCAACCCGCAAAAGGAACCGGTGTGGTCTGCGCCGCACACCGACCCCTTCAAGAAAATCACTGTCGTTTCTACATTGGCCCCGGTGTACGTGGGTGAAGCCTTTGTCGGTGCCATGGGAACCGACCTGAGCCTAGAAGCCCTTGGCACCGTCATGCAACAACGCCCGCTGGCCATGGGGCAGGCTTGGGTGATCGACAAAGAAGGGCGCGTGCTCGCCAGCAGCGACACCAAGGCAAGCACCCCGCCCTCCGGCCCTTACACCACAGAAGCAGGCTGGCTGCGCTATGTCTTGCGTGGGTCACCGTTCAGCCTGGTGATTTATGCCCCATCCAGCGTGGTAGCCGGCCACACCTTGGGCAAGCTGATGCCCATGCTGGTCACCGGTCTACTGGGCTTGTTGGCAGCAGCGGGCACTGCACTGTGGCTCAGCCGCCAATTCACCTTGCCTGCCCTGCAGTTAGCCGATTACGTACAAAACGCCGAGGGCCCCAACATCAAGCGCCCACCCAAAGTGCCTGCCCTCTGGAAGCCCTGGTTTGACCGGGCTGCGAGAGCCGCCCTGGACCGGCGCGACCAGGTCATGCACCACCACCAGCGCAGCAGCCAGCTCGAAAAGCAGATCATCCAGCTTGAAGCGCAGCTTCGCGCACGCGACAACAAGGGCCAGCAGCCTCACTCAGAATAG
- a CDS encoding EamA family transporter — translation MSSHRFHHVLPLLAVLGSVTALGLGTSIAKQLFPVVGSLGTTALRVGFSALLLLLIWRPWRWALAPADRMSLLRYGVALGLMNLLFYMSLRTIPFGIAVAIEFSGPLAVALYSSRKPVDFVWLVLAIAGLGLLLPFGGNVQALDATGVLYALAAAAFWGAYIVFGKRVGHLHAGHSVALGLTVAAITVVPFGIWHAGTALLDPHVLLIGLVVAAISSAIPISLEMVALKRLPQEAFGIMTSMEPAVAALLGLVMLNEQLSSPQWWAIVFIMGAAAGSAVTAKREPPAVAAGLVQ, via the coding sequence ATGTCTTCACACCGTTTTCATCATGTGCTGCCATTGCTGGCGGTTTTGGGTTCTGTCACGGCCTTGGGGCTGGGCACATCGATTGCCAAACAGTTGTTTCCTGTGGTTGGTTCCTTGGGCACCACCGCCCTGCGCGTGGGCTTTTCAGCACTGTTGCTCTTGTTGATCTGGCGGCCTTGGCGCTGGGCGTTGGCACCGGCCGACCGCATGTCACTGCTGCGTTACGGCGTGGCGCTGGGGCTGATGAACTTGTTGTTTTACATGTCGCTGCGCACCATTCCGTTTGGCATTGCGGTGGCGATTGAGTTTTCGGGACCTTTGGCGGTGGCGCTCTATTCGTCGCGCAAGCCGGTGGACTTTGTCTGGCTGGTACTGGCGATTGCGGGGCTGGGATTGCTGCTGCCCTTCGGCGGCAATGTGCAGGCGCTGGACGCGACCGGCGTGCTCTATGCCCTGGCCGCTGCCGCGTTTTGGGGTGCTTACATCGTGTTCGGCAAGCGCGTGGGCCACTTGCATGCAGGCCACTCGGTGGCGCTGGGGCTCACGGTGGCTGCAATCACGGTGGTGCCCTTCGGCATCTGGCACGCCGGTACGGCACTACTGGATCCACACGTTTTGTTGATCGGTCTGGTGGTGGCGGCGATTTCCAGTGCCATACCCATCTCGCTGGAGATGGTGGCCCTCAAGCGCCTGCCGCAAGAGGCCTTCGGCATCATGACCAGCATGGAGCCGGCGGTGGCAGCCTTGCTGGGCTTGGTGATGTTGAATGAACAGCTCAGCTCCCCACAGTGGTGGGCGATTGTGTTCATCATGGGTGCGGCGGCCGGCAGCGCAGTCACGGCCAAACGCGAGCCGCCGGCGGTGGCGGCAGGGCTGGTGCAGTAA
- a CDS encoding LysR family transcriptional regulator, which produces MEQSSTLQTTAIDPNDLLIFARVAELGSFSRAADKVGLPKSSVSRRLAALEQRLGERLLLRTTRRQTLTEFGQQLLEHAKQVVLEVEAVAALSERRQATPTGRLRVSMPADIAHLLLADMLGAFVAMYPDISLELDLSARRVDLLGEGFDVAVRIGALPDDSLLAARRLSLMSTGVYASPQYLAEHGTPQVPQDLLQHQAVRLLGGTGEPMPWRLVNGEQEWTALPPGRFAANAPDLLLRLVLAGTGIGAVPDVFAQADARRNALVRILPDWCFPRMPISAVFPGRKLMPPKTRVFIEMLHAALGDPHAA; this is translated from the coding sequence ATGGAACAATCAAGCACACTCCAGACTACCGCCATCGACCCGAACGACCTGCTCATCTTTGCCCGCGTGGCTGAGCTGGGCAGCTTCAGTCGTGCGGCCGACAAGGTGGGACTGCCCAAGTCCAGCGTGTCGCGCCGGCTCGCGGCCCTGGAGCAACGCTTGGGCGAGCGCCTGCTGCTGCGCACCACGCGCCGCCAAACGCTGACCGAGTTCGGCCAGCAACTGCTGGAGCATGCCAAACAGGTAGTGCTGGAAGTGGAGGCGGTTGCGGCTTTGAGCGAGCGCCGTCAGGCCACGCCCACCGGGCGATTGCGCGTCTCCATGCCGGCCGACATTGCCCACTTGTTGCTCGCCGACATGCTGGGCGCTTTTGTGGCCATGTATCCCGACATCTCGCTGGAGCTGGACCTGTCCGCCCGCCGGGTGGACCTGCTCGGTGAAGGCTTTGACGTGGCGGTGCGCATCGGCGCCTTGCCGGACGACAGCCTGCTCGCTGCACGGCGCTTGAGCCTCATGTCCACCGGGGTGTATGCCTCGCCCCAATACCTGGCTGAGCACGGCACACCCCAAGTGCCGCAAGACCTGCTGCAGCACCAAGCGGTTCGCTTGCTGGGGGGCACCGGGGAGCCCATGCCTTGGCGCCTTGTGAACGGCGAGCAGGAGTGGACGGCTCTACCGCCCGGTCGCTTTGCGGCCAACGCGCCGGACCTGCTGTTGCGCTTGGTGCTGGCGGGCACCGGCATAGGTGCAGTGCCTGATGTGTTTGCCCAGGCCGATGCGCGCCGCAATGCACTGGTGCGCATCCTGCCCGACTGGTGTTTCCCCCGCATGCCCATATCCGCCGTCTTCCCCGGCCGCAAACTCATGCCGCCCAAGACGCGGGTGTTTATTGAGATGCTGCATGCGGCACTGGGAGACCCACATGCTGCCTGA
- a CDS encoding Hsp70 family protein: METARPLVLGIDFGTSNSACALIDAQGALQVIPLDDAKAEMPTALFFASETHSVLYGADAMQAYLNGTEGRLLRSLKSLMGSRLMDEYTAVGDKSIRFFDIVVLFFKELKRRCEAHVGQPLTHAMLGRPVHFVDDDAERDQLAQETLGRAALEAGFTHIAYQLEPIAAALDYEQRVAKETTALVVDIGGGTSDFTVIRLNPERSAVGDRSADILATTGVHIGGTDFDRLLDLATVMPHLGYKHVGTGGRIVPSSVFFDLSTWHLIHQAYTRKSMHFAKELWTDYTDQALHRRLMDALEEQHGHRMLASVEAAKIACSISGDSAVVELDFLDRSLAPTVDAANMEVALHASLAQVVQCAQDCVAVAGLSAVDAVYLTGGSSALRTLIAALRQAMPEATLVEGNRFGGVAAGLAWAGAVHPY; encoded by the coding sequence ATGGAGACTGCTCGCCCCTTGGTGCTGGGCATTGACTTCGGCACCTCGAACTCCGCCTGCGCACTGATTGACGCGCAAGGCGCCTTGCAGGTGATCCCGCTGGATGACGCCAAGGCTGAAATGCCCACCGCCCTGTTTTTTGCCAGTGAAACCCACAGCGTGCTCTATGGCGCTGACGCCATGCAGGCCTACCTGAATGGCACCGAAGGCCGCTTGCTGCGCTCCCTCAAAAGCCTGATGGGCAGCCGCCTGATGGACGAATACACCGCCGTGGGCGACAAGAGCATCCGCTTCTTTGACATCGTGGTGCTGTTCTTCAAAGAGCTCAAGCGCCGCTGCGAAGCCCATGTGGGCCAGCCCCTGACCCACGCCATGCTGGGCCGCCCGGTGCACTTTGTGGACGACGATGCCGAGCGTGACCAGCTGGCCCAAGAGACACTGGGCCGCGCCGCGCTGGAGGCAGGCTTCACCCACATTGCCTACCAGCTCGAACCCATTGCCGCCGCGCTGGACTACGAGCAGCGCGTAGCCAAAGAGACTACGGCTCTGGTGGTGGACATTGGCGGCGGCACCTCCGACTTCACCGTCATCCGCCTCAACCCTGAGCGCAGTGCGGTGGGCGACCGCTCGGCAGACATTCTGGCCACCACCGGCGTGCACATTGGCGGCACCGACTTTGACCGCCTGCTCGACCTCGCCACCGTGATGCCCCACTTGGGCTACAAGCACGTGGGCACCGGCGGTCGCATTGTGCCCAGCAGCGTGTTTTTTGACCTGAGCACCTGGCACCTGATCCACCAGGCCTATACCCGCAAGTCCATGCACTTTGCCAAAGAGCTGTGGACCGACTACACCGACCAGGCCCTGCATCGCCGCCTGATGGACGCGCTGGAAGAACAGCACGGCCACCGCATGCTGGCCAGTGTGGAAGCCGCCAAGATTGCCTGCTCCATCAGCGGCGACAGCGCCGTCGTAGAGCTGGACTTTCTGGACCGCAGCTTGGCCCCCACCGTGGACGCGGCGAACATGGAAGTCGCCTTGCACGCCTCGCTGGCGCAGGTAGTGCAATGCGCTCAAGACTGCGTGGCCGTTGCGGGCTTAAGCGCTGTGGACGCGGTGTACCTCACCGGTGGTTCATCCGCACTGCGCACGCTAATAGCAGCGCTGCGCCAAGCCATGCCCGAAGCCACGCTGGTGGAAGGCAACCGGTTTGGTGGCGTGGCCGCCGGGTTGGCGTGGGCGGGTGCGGTTCACCCGTATTGA
- a CDS encoding patatin-like phospholipase family protein, translating into MTDSTRHAATPPIVNLALQGGGSHGAFTWGVLDALLEDGRLDFEGISGTSAGAMNAVALAHGFAQAEGKSRKGARDSARQSLADFWEGVVNMGALSSTLAGAHKVPFDLLFGGLSALTGSASPSQILSDAVTSFWTQAVSPYQSNPLDINPLRTFLERQMDFERLAAYQPLKVFVVATKVRTGKAEIFSGKRLTADAVMASACLPTVFQAVEIEGEHYWDGGYAGNPAIHPLIYECQSPDVMLVQINPIERHKLPTTAAGILDRLNEITFNSALIAEMRAIDFVKRLLAEGKLDPARYKNVLMHRIDGGGALEAYPASTKSDTDAKLIHALRDLGRASANEWLKKHVGAIGVECSINIATDYLDDLRVPTSG; encoded by the coding sequence ATGACTGACTCCACACGCCACGCTGCGACGCCCCCCATCGTCAACCTCGCCCTCCAGGGCGGAGGCTCACACGGGGCGTTTACATGGGGCGTGCTGGACGCACTGCTCGAAGATGGTCGACTGGACTTTGAGGGCATTAGCGGCACCAGCGCCGGAGCCATGAATGCGGTGGCGCTGGCCCACGGCTTTGCACAAGCCGAAGGCAAATCGCGCAAAGGGGCCAGAGACAGCGCCCGCCAGTCGCTGGCAGACTTTTGGGAAGGCGTGGTCAACATGGGCGCACTCAGCAGCACCCTGGCCGGAGCCCACAAGGTGCCCTTCGACTTGCTATTCGGAGGGCTCTCTGCCCTCACCGGCTCAGCCTCCCCCAGTCAGATACTTTCCGACGCAGTGACCAGCTTTTGGACGCAGGCCGTATCTCCCTACCAAAGCAACCCGCTGGACATCAACCCCCTTCGCACCTTCCTGGAGCGGCAAATGGACTTTGAGCGTCTGGCCGCCTACCAGCCGCTCAAGGTGTTTGTGGTGGCTACCAAGGTGCGCACCGGCAAGGCCGAGATTTTCTCGGGCAAGCGGCTTACCGCAGATGCCGTGATGGCTTCCGCCTGTCTGCCCACGGTGTTTCAGGCGGTGGAGATCGAAGGTGAGCATTACTGGGATGGGGGCTACGCCGGCAACCCCGCCATCCATCCGCTGATTTACGAGTGCCAGAGTCCGGACGTGATGCTGGTGCAGATCAACCCCATAGAGCGCCACAAGCTGCCCACCACGGCCGCCGGTATTCTGGACCGGCTCAACGAAATCACTTTCAACTCAGCATTGATTGCCGAGATGCGCGCGATCGACTTTGTGAAGCGCCTGCTGGCAGAAGGCAAACTGGACCCCGCGCGCTACAAGAATGTGCTGATGCACCGGATCGATGGCGGTGGCGCGCTGGAGGCCTACCCCGCTTCCACCAAGTCCGACACTGACGCCAAGCTCATCCACGCCCTGCGGGACTTGGGCCGCGCGTCTGCCAATGAATGGCTAAAAAAGCATGTGGGAGCCATCGGGGTGGAGTGCAGCATCAACATCGCTACCGATTACCTCGACGACCTGCGGGTCCCGACCTCAGGCTGA
- a CDS encoding NUDIX hydrolase — translation MLPDTLANPVDLRAHALAELQKYLAHFPAESAGLKAIAELLADTFADPFSRANMQGHITTSGLVYDAAVDKVLLIHHRTLNRWLQPGGHHEGLDRLDVSAAREVEEETGVNVRLAQSATQNLDAPLIDIDSHAIPANPAKGEGAHVHHDFLYLFRGDASAPLSPQWEEVRGVRWVAREALLSLPSARFERLVSKLRLAL, via the coding sequence ATGCTGCCTGACACCTTGGCCAATCCTGTCGACCTCCGGGCACACGCCCTCGCTGAACTGCAAAAGTACTTAGCCCACTTTCCCGCTGAATCCGCAGGCTTGAAGGCCATTGCCGAACTGCTTGCCGACACGTTCGCAGACCCGTTTTCACGGGCCAACATGCAAGGTCACATCACCACCAGCGGGTTGGTGTACGACGCGGCGGTAGACAAGGTGCTGCTCATCCACCACCGCACCTTGAACCGCTGGCTACAGCCCGGCGGCCACCACGAAGGCCTGGACCGGCTGGACGTGTCTGCCGCGCGGGAGGTGGAGGAAGAGACGGGCGTGAACGTGCGCTTGGCTCAGTCTGCTACCCAAAACTTGGATGCGCCACTGATCGACATCGATAGCCACGCCATTCCTGCCAACCCCGCCAAAGGCGAGGGCGCGCACGTGCATCACGACTTTTTGTACCTGTTCCGGGGCGATGCGTCCGCTCCATTGAGCCCGCAGTGGGAAGAGGTGCGTGGGGTGCGCTGGGTGGCGCGTGAGGCCTTGCTGTCGCTGCCGAGTGCGCGTTTTGAAAGGCTGGTGAGCAAGCTGCGGCTTGCTCTTTGA